TGGGCACCGTGTGAACTCGGGACGTCGGTGCTGGGCGTGGACCAGCGTCGAAGCCGAGCCGGGTCGACCATCGATGGCGCCGGGGTGTAGCGCCAGTCGGAATTGCGATGTCCGTAGAGGTGGTTGACCTCCACGGTCGCCTCGGTGAGGTCGATGCGCAGTCTGCTGACCTCGTCCGGCGACAGCACACTGTTGACGATGCTGGCCAACGCGCCATTGGCGAAGCGGACCGTTGCCACCGACACGTCCTCGGTCTCCACGGCCCGATCCAGCCTGCCCATCATCGCGCCCACCTCGGTCCACTCCCCGAGCAGCGCCAGCAGCAGATCCAACTGATGGATCCCGTGGCCGAGGGTGGGCCCGCCGCCCTCGGTGGCCCAGCGGCCACGCCACGGCACCTCGAAGTACTCGTGACCTCGATACCAGGTGGTCTGACAGAGTGCGACCAGCGGCCTGCCCAGTTCGCCGCTGGCGATCAGCTCGCCCGCATGTCGTGCCCCCGAGCCGAAACGGTGTTGGTACACCACGGATGCATAAGGGCCGCCCGGTCGTTCCGCTGCGGTGATCCGGTCGAACTCCGCGAGTGATCGACAGGGCGGTTTCTCCAACAGCACCCACGCCCCGGACTCCAGCGCGGCGACCACCGCGTCGACGTGGGCCGCGGGCGGGGTGCACACGTGGACGAGGTCCGGCCGTTGGCTGCGCAGCATCTCGGCCGTGCTGGCGTAGCCCATCGGGATGTCGGTGCGTACCAGGAAATCGGCGAGCCGACCCGGGTCGACGTCGACGGCGGCGACCAGTTCGACGCGGTCGGCCTCGGCGCGCAGCGCGGGAACGTGGCAGACCTCGGCGATTCCCCCGGTCCCGATGATGGCGGCGCGGAAGCGGCGTGAGTTGGCCATGGGTGCCTCCCGGGGATCGATGATCGAGGCCGTCTCGTGGTGTCGGCGCAGTGCGCCGTGTCGGCGGCGCGGATCGGTGGGGTGATGAGCGAGGCACCCGTCGGTGTGGTGGTCACCGGCTGGGTTGGCGGGGCCGTGGTGTGCCGCGCGATGTGGCGCCGAGCGTGGTGCCGATCGCGGCGGTGCGACCCGAATCGGTTCCGAAACTTTCTATTGGCACGAACGTATTCCAGGCGGGCGGAGCCGTCAAGATGCCAGGGAACGTACCCGGCCGATGCTCGAGAACTTGCCCTCTACCGGCTAAAGCAGTGTCAGTGCTTCGAAGGTCGGGAGCGGGTCGGCGGTCTCGAAAACAATCGGTGTCCGATGTGGCGAGTGGTCTGCGTGACCCGACTGCGCGAAGATGATCTCATGATCGGACGTTGGCATGCCCTGGTGATCGACTGCCCCGAGCCCGCCGAACTGGCGGACTTCTACCAGCAGGTGCTCGGCATGGTGCGCGTGCAGGATGAGGCGGACTGGGTCGTGATCGGGTATTCGGCAGAGCGCCCGGGCATCGCCTTCCAGCGTGCTCCGCAGTTGCAGGCGCCGAACTGGCCCGACCCGAATTCCCCACAACAGATGCACATCGATGTCCGGGTGGACGATCTCGATGCGGCCGAGGCCGAGGTTCTCGCGCTGGGCGCCCGACGACTGCCCAGCGACGCGACCGAGTTCCGGATCTTCGCCGATCCGGTGGGGCACCCGTTCTGTCTCGTGCTCTGGTGAACCGGGCCTCCCCTTAGCTCGGCGGCCGAGTGGCGGGCACCGGCGTCGTCAGTCCGTGGAGCGGGGCGGCGCGGTGCTGCCGCGCACGACGAGGCTGGTGGCCAATTCGATCCGGGTGTGACTCGGTTCCTCGCCGGTGGCCAGGGACAACGCGAGTCGGGCGCCCGCCGCGGCCATCTCCTCCAGCGGTTGACGCACGGTGGTCAAGGGCGGCCCGATCCATTGCGCCACCGGCAGATCGTCGAAACCGACCACGCTGAGGTCTTCCGGAACCCGGAGGCCGGCCTGTCTGGCGGCCTGGTAGACGCCCATCGCCTGGAGATCGCTGCCCGCGAACACCGCCGTCGGGCGATCGGGCTGGTCCAGTAGCGCGGCGGCCTGCTGATAACCGGCCTCCACATGGAAGTCGCCATGGCGGATCAGTTCCGGGTCGACCGACAGACCGGCCGTCTCCATCGCGGAGCGATAGCCGTCCACCCGTGCCCGGCTGCACAGCACCCGCTCCGGCCCGCCGATGACGGCGATCCGTCGATGACCGAGTTCGAGGAGATGTCGGGTCGCGGTGAGACCGCCACTCCAGTTCGTCGCGCCGATCGAGGGGACATCCGGCGCCGGTTCGCCTGCCGGATCGACCACGACGAGCGGAATCCCACCGGAGCGAAGCCGGGCCTGTTGTTCGACGCTGAGATCGGAGAACACCGAGACGACGGCGGCAGGCCTGCGCTGGAGTACGTCCTCCACCCAGCCTCGTCCCGGCGTCCGCCTGCCCTCCAACTCGGAGAGCACCACCGACATCTCGTTGTCCCTGGCGACCTGCTCGACACCCCGGATGATCTCGATGGCCCACGCGCTCTCCAGCTCGTGGAAGACCAGATCCAGCAGATTCGCCTTGATGGAGCGCTGGTCGCTTCGACGTTGGTAGTCGTACTTGCGGATGATGGCCTCGACCCGACGTCGGGTCTCCCGTGCCACGTCGGCGCGACCGTTGACCACCTTCGAAACAGTCGGAACCGAGACGCCCGCCTCCTCGGCGATATGCGCGATGGTGATCTTGCCGGACGGAGTCTTCGCCGGGTCGGTGGGGTCTGTGGTCGCGCGCATGGCCGGAGTCTACCCAGCCTGCTAGTCCGGTCGTCGGTTCTCCGGCATGGCGCGACTGCGCCGATCGGACCTTGTGTGCCGTCCGAGTCGAGCCCTACCGTGGCCAGAAAGAATCGGAGTTTCTGTCGAAACATCGAGGCTGCGGCAGTCGAATGCACCGATGCACGGCTGTCGAGACACCGTCCTTGCGCAGACTGTCGCGAAGCGCGGCGCGATCGTCGTCTGGCTCACGAAGGAGTGAAACGGATGAGTTCGAGCATCGGCACCGGAACGCTGCACCGACGGTGGCGCAGAATCGCCGGTCTGCTGGCCTCGACGTTGCTGGCCGCGACCACCGCGATCCTCGTCGTCCCGACGGCCCAGGGGATGGAGACCGATCAACCGCCGCCCTTGAAGGAGCTCACCGATCGTTACGTCGGTAGCGCTGTGGCGGCGGGGCCGCTGGCCTCCGAGGCCGACTACCGAGCCACCCTCGGCCGCGAGTTCGACAGCGTCACCGCCGAGAACGAGATGAAGTGGTCCAGCGTCGAGCCGAATCGAGGCCAGTACAACTGGTCGGGCGCGGATCAGATCGTGGAGTTCGCCGACCAGAACGGCCAGAGCGTGCGGGGGCACACCCTGGTCTGGCACAGCCAGCTGCCCAACTGGTTGCAGAACGGCGACTTCTCGGCGGAGGAGCTACGCGGCATCCTGCAGAACCACATCACCACGATCGTGACGCGCTATCGCGGCAGCATCCGAGCGTGGGACGTCGTCAACGAGGTCTTCAACGAGGACGGATCGCTGCGCGACTCCATCTGGCTGCGGCAGCTGGGCCCCGACTACATCGCGGATGCGTTCCGGTGGGCGCGGGAGGCCGATCCGTCGGTCAAGCTCTACATCAACGACTACAACACCGAGAACATCAACGCCAAGAGCGACGCCACCTACGCGCTCGTGCAGGATCTACGCGCGCAGGGTGTGCCAATCGACGGCGTCGGTTTCCAGACCCACCTGGCGACCAAGTACGGGCTCTCCGACTCGTTCCAGCCGAACCTGGAGCGCTTCGCCGCGCTCGGCGTGGACGTGGCGATCACCGAACTGGATGTCCGCGTCGACACCCCGTCCGATGCGGCCAAACTCGCCGCACAGGCCGAGTTGTACAAGCGGGTCTGGGACGGCTGCCTTGCGGTCGACCGTTGCGTGGAGTTCACGGTGTGGGGCTTCACCGATCGGCATTCCTGGGTTCCCGGCACCTTCCCCGGTGAAGGCGAGGCGTGCCTGTTCGACGCCTCGCTCAACGCCAAACCCGCCTATCGAGCCTTGAACCCGGGCTGATCCTCGGTCCGGTCCGCCGCCCCGGCCGTTGTCGCGGTCGGGGCGGGCTGCTCCTCGGTGGAACCGCCCGAGTGCAGCGGGTCCACCGACTCGGCATCCGTCCGGACGGCGTCGCCGGGGACCGAGAACTGCGCGATGAACGCTCCGGCCAGCACGATCACCGCGCCGAGGGTCTGCATCGGGCTCAGTGCCTCGCCGATCAGCAGCCAGGCCAGCACGATGGCGGTCACCACCTCCAGGTAGCCGACCGCGCCCGCCACGGCCGGGGAGAGCCTGCGAACGGCGGCGACCCCCGCGAGATAGGCCAGTGCGGTGGAGACTCCGGCCAACCACAGCAGGGCGATCATCGCGGGCATCGCGATCCCGCTGATCTCGACCGTGCCTGTCACGAGCTCCCAACGCAGGTTCCAGGGTTGGGCGATCGGCAGCAGCACCACGCTGGCGACGATCGCCCCGAAGGCGATGACCGCAGGCGGATCGACGTCCTGGCCCCCCGAGTCGGAGAGGATGAAGAAGGTGGCCTGACAGGCCGCCGCACCCAGCGCGAGCGCGATGCCGATCGGGTCGAGGGTGGAGCCGGAGAACACCTCGACCAGCAGGGTCAGCCCCGCGACCGCCAGCACGATGCCGACGGCGGCCTGCCGCGATACCGGGGTACGACGCACCACCCGCAACCACACCAACACCAACACCGGACCGAGGAACTCGATGAGCAGTGCCACGGCGACCGGGATCCGGGCCAGCGAGGCGAAGTAGAACGCCTGGATGCCCGCCATCGGGAAGACACCGAAGGCCAGGAGCAGTCCCGGTCGGGCCCGCAGCATGTGGCGTCGACGAATGGCCACCGGGACGAGGAACAACGCAGCGCCCGCCACCCGAAGCCAGGTGACGTGCAGCGGATCCATCCCGGTGTCGATGAGCGCGCGGGCCAATGGGCCGGAGGCCCCGAAGGTCAGCGCGGCCGCCACGGCGAACAGCAGCCCGGTGGACCGGTTCCTGAGGTGGGTCTCGGTCACGAGGTCACCGCCGAGGCGGCCGACGCGGGGTGCGGGCGCCGCTGCGGTCGGGCTCGGCGCTGGGCCGTCCGGATCTCATCGACGGCGTGCGGGGGGCTGGTGGTGAGGACTTGCCGCCTCAACCGGGTTCTCTGTCGTGACACGGCATCCACGCTGCCGGAGATGGCACCATCAGTAAAGTGAAAGGAATTTAGCATTTGACGTTAGTTCGGCTAATGGATCGGCGGGAGACATGCTTGATCTCCATCGGCTGCGGCTGCTGCGCGAGCTCAGCCGTCGGGGCACCCTCGCGGCGGTGGCCAAGGCACTGTCCTACACGCCATCGGCGATCTCCCAGCAACTCACTCGGTTGGAGGAGGAGGTCGGCGTCCCGCTGCGGGAACAGGTGGGGCGCAAGGTCCGGTTGACCGCCCAGGGAGAGATCCTCGTCGCCCACACCGAGGCGGTGCTGGAACGGCTGGAACGGGCGGAATCCGAGCTGGCCGCCTCGATGACCGAACTGACCGGGACGCTGCGGATCGCCGCCTTCCAGACGACGATGCTCAGCCTGGTCCCGGAGGCCTTGAGCGGGCTGCGCCGGGCGCACCCACGGCTGCGGGTGGAGGTCACCCAGGCCGAGCCGGAGGAGGCCCTCCCGCTCCTGCTCACCCGGGATTTCGATCTGGTGATCGGCGAGGAGTACCCGCACGATCCGGAGCCTCGACCGGTCGAGGTGGAACAGGAGGATCTCGTCGAGGACGTGATCCGGCTGGCCTGTCCCCGGACCTTCACCGATGCCGAGGTCGTCGGGACCGAGTCTGCGGTGCCCGGCCTGGGCGCCGAACCGCGCCCGCTGCCCGCAGATCCCGGCGAGGCGGATCCGGCCGCGATGCTGCGCTCGGCGGCCACCCTGCCGTGGATCATGGAGCCGCCACGGAACGCCGCTCGGCGCTGGGCGTTGG
This Actinoalloteichus hymeniacidonis DNA region includes the following protein-coding sequences:
- a CDS encoding Gfo/Idh/MocA family protein; its protein translation is MANSRRFRAAIIGTGGIAEVCHVPALRAEADRVELVAAVDVDPGRLADFLVRTDIPMGYASTAEMLRSQRPDLVHVCTPPAAHVDAVVAALESGAWVLLEKPPCRSLAEFDRITAAERPGGPYASVVYQHRFGSGARHAGELIASGELGRPLVALCQTTWYRGHEYFEVPWRGRWATEGGGPTLGHGIHQLDLLLALLGEWTEVGAMMGRLDRAVETEDVSVATVRFANGALASIVNSVLSPDEVSRLRIDLTEATVEVNHLYGHRNSDWRYTPAPSMVDPARLRRWSTPSTDVPSSHGAQLTLVLDAMERRERPPVSGRQGRETLELITALYRSALTGTTVRRDRLRQDDVFYHRLHGNMPGWAPANESRRDDW
- a CDS encoding VOC family protein encodes the protein MIGRWHALVIDCPEPAELADFYQQVLGMVRVQDEADWVVIGYSAERPGIAFQRAPQLQAPNWPDPNSPQQMHIDVRVDDLDAAEAEVLALGARRLPSDATEFRIFADPVGHPFCLVLW
- a CDS encoding LacI family DNA-binding transcriptional regulator, which produces MRATTDPTDPAKTPSGKITIAHIAEEAGVSVPTVSKVVNGRADVARETRRRVEAIIRKYDYQRRSDQRSIKANLLDLVFHELESAWAIEIIRGVEQVARDNEMSVVLSELEGRRTPGRGWVEDVLQRRPAAVVSVFSDLSVEQQARLRSGGIPLVVVDPAGEPAPDVPSIGATNWSGGLTATRHLLELGHRRIAVIGGPERVLCSRARVDGYRSAMETAGLSVDPELIRHGDFHVEAGYQQAAALLDQPDRPTAVFAGSDLQAMGVYQAARQAGLRVPEDLSVVGFDDLPVAQWIGPPLTTVRQPLEEMAAAGARLALSLATGEEPSHTRIELATSLVVRGSTAPPRSTD
- a CDS encoding endo-1,4-beta-xylanase, giving the protein MSSSIGTGTLHRRWRRIAGLLASTLLAATTAILVVPTAQGMETDQPPPLKELTDRYVGSAVAAGPLASEADYRATLGREFDSVTAENEMKWSSVEPNRGQYNWSGADQIVEFADQNGQSVRGHTLVWHSQLPNWLQNGDFSAEELRGILQNHITTIVTRYRGSIRAWDVVNEVFNEDGSLRDSIWLRQLGPDYIADAFRWAREADPSVKLYINDYNTENINAKSDATYALVQDLRAQGVPIDGVGFQTHLATKYGLSDSFQPNLERFAALGVDVAITELDVRVDTPSDAAKLAAQAELYKRVWDGCLAVDRCVEFTVWGFTDRHSWVPGTFPGEGEACLFDASLNAKPAYRALNPG
- a CDS encoding EamA family transporter; the encoded protein is MTETHLRNRSTGLLFAVAAALTFGASGPLARALIDTGMDPLHVTWLRVAGAALFLVPVAIRRRHMLRARPGLLLAFGVFPMAGIQAFYFASLARIPVAVALLIEFLGPVLVLVWLRVVRRTPVSRQAAVGIVLAVAGLTLLVEVFSGSTLDPIGIALALGAAACQATFFILSDSGGQDVDPPAVIAFGAIVASVVLLPIAQPWNLRWELVTGTVEISGIAMPAMIALLWLAGVSTALAYLAGVAAVRRLSPAVAGAVGYLEVVTAIVLAWLLIGEALSPMQTLGAVIVLAGAFIAQFSVPGDAVRTDAESVDPLHSGGSTEEQPAPTATTAGAADRTEDQPGFKAR
- a CDS encoding LysR substrate-binding domain-containing protein, with protein sequence MLDLHRLRLLRELSRRGTLAAVAKALSYTPSAISQQLTRLEEEVGVPLREQVGRKVRLTAQGEILVAHTEAVLERLERAESELAASMTELTGTLRIAAFQTTMLSLVPEALSGLRRAHPRLRVEVTQAEPEEALPLLLTRDFDLVIGEEYPHDPEPRPVEVEQEDLVEDVIRLACPRTFTDAEVVGTESAVPGLGAEPRPLPADPGEADPAAMLRSAATLPWIMEPPRNAARRWALALCRDAGFEPDVRIVTADALTCLRFVEQGHGVALISDLVWAAREPTVPLYPLPQPWGRRRLFTAARRGSGAHPAVRACRDALCAAAKATPIRSMPA